The following coding sequences are from one Kogia breviceps isolate mKogBre1 chromosome X, mKogBre1 haplotype 1, whole genome shotgun sequence window:
- the FTSJ1 gene encoding tRNA (cytidine(32)/guanosine(34)-2'-O)-methyltransferase isoform X3 translates to MAPLPGVLQIQGDITQLSTAKEIIQHFEGCPADLVVCDGAPDVTGLHDVDEYMQAQLLLAALNIATHVLKPGGCFVAKIFRGRDVTLIYSQLRVFFSTVLCAKPKSSRNSSIEAFAVCKGYDPPEGFLPDLTKPLLDHSYDPDFNQLDGPTRIIVPFVTCGDLSAYDSDRSYPLDLEDGSEYKYTPPTQPPISPPYQEACTLKKKGRLAKEIRPQDCPISTVDTLPQSLATPQRHTLLASEVEDSEMNCSP, encoded by the exons ATGGCTCCACTACCAGGTGTGTTACAGATCCAGGGGGATATCACCCAG CTGTCCACTGCCAAGGAGATCATCCAGCACTTTGAGGGCTGCCCCGCGGACCTAGTGGTGTGCGACGGGGCTCCTGATG TAACCGGCCTCCATGATGTTGATGAGTATATGCAGGCCCAGCTCCTCCTAGCC GCTCTGAACATTGCTACACATGTCTTGAAGCCAGGGGGCTGCTTTGTGGCCAAG ATCTTCCGAGGCCGGGATGTGACACTGATCTACAGTCAGCTGCGTGTCTTCTTCTCCACTGTGCTCTGTGCCAAGCCCAAGAGCAGCCGGAACTCCAGCATTG AGGCCTTTGCTGTCTGTAAGGGTTATGACCCCCCTGAGGGCTTCCTGCCGGACCTGACCAAACCCCTGCTGGACCACTCTTACG ATCCAGATTTCAACCAATTAGATGGTCCCACCCGCATCATTGTACCATTTGTGACCTGTGGGGACCTGAGCGCCTATGATTCGGACCGCAGTTACCCTCTGGAT CTAGAGGATGGCTCAGAATACAAGTATACTCCGCCCACGCAGCCCCCCATCTCACCACCATACCAGGAGGCCTGCACCTTGAAGAAGAAGGGGCGGCTGGCCAAGGAGATCCGCCCCCAGGACTGCCCCATCAGCACAGTGGACACGTTGCCCCAGTCCCTGGCCACCCCACAGCGCCACACCCTGCTGGCCTCTGAG GTGGAAGACAGTGAAATGAACTGTTCGCCTTAA
- the FTSJ1 gene encoding tRNA (cytidine(32)/guanosine(34)-2'-O)-methyltransferase isoform X4, giving the protein MQAQLLLAALNIATHVLKPGGCFVAKIFRGRDVTLIYSQLRVFFSTVLCAKPKSSRNSSIEAFAVCKGYDPPEGFLPDLTKPLLDHSYDPDFNQLDGPTRIIVPFVTCGDLSAYDSDRSYPLDLEDGSEYKYTPPTQPPISPPYQEACTLKKKGRLAKEIRPQDCPISTVDTLPQSLATPQRHTLLASEVEDSEMNCSP; this is encoded by the exons ATGCAGGCCCAGCTCCTCCTAGCC GCTCTGAACATTGCTACACATGTCTTGAAGCCAGGGGGCTGCTTTGTGGCCAAG ATCTTCCGAGGCCGGGATGTGACACTGATCTACAGTCAGCTGCGTGTCTTCTTCTCCACTGTGCTCTGTGCCAAGCCCAAGAGCAGCCGGAACTCCAGCATTG AGGCCTTTGCTGTCTGTAAGGGTTATGACCCCCCTGAGGGCTTCCTGCCGGACCTGACCAAACCCCTGCTGGACCACTCTTACG ATCCAGATTTCAACCAATTAGATGGTCCCACCCGCATCATTGTACCATTTGTGACCTGTGGGGACCTGAGCGCCTATGATTCGGACCGCAGTTACCCTCTGGAT CTAGAGGATGGCTCAGAATACAAGTATACTCCGCCCACGCAGCCCCCCATCTCACCACCATACCAGGAGGCCTGCACCTTGAAGAAGAAGGGGCGGCTGGCCAAGGAGATCCGCCCCCAGGACTGCCCCATCAGCACAGTGGACACGTTGCCCCAGTCCCTGGCCACCCCACAGCGCCACACCCTGCTGGCCTCTGAG GTGGAAGACAGTGAAATGAACTGTTCGCCTTAA
- the SLC38A5 gene encoding sodium-coupled neutral amino acid transporter 5 isoform X1, which produces MAISSAEGMELQDPKMNGALPGGAVDYRQEHEGFLPSHSPSPGRKPAQFMDFEGKTSFGMSVFNLSNAIMGSGILGLAYAMAHTGVLFFLALLLCIALLSSYSIHLLLTCAGVVGIRAYEQLGQRALGPAGKVVVAAVICLHNVGAMSSYLFIIKSELPLVIGTFLDMDPEGDWFLKGNLLIIIVSVLIILPLALMRHLGYLGYTSGLSLTCMLFFLISVIYKKFQLGCAIGHNETAVERKSPPSLNTSCEAQMFTADSQMFYTVPIMAFAFVCHPEVLPIYTELCRPSKRRMQAVANVSIGAMFCMYALTATFGYLTFYSSVEAEMLHMYSQQDLLILCVRLAVLLAVTLTVPVVLFPIRRALQQLLFPSKAFSWPRHVAIALILLVLVNVLVICVPTIRDIFGVIGSTSAPSLIFILPSVFYLRIVPSEVEPLYSWPKIQALCFGILGVLFMAISLGFMFANWATGQSHVSGH; this is translated from the exons ATGGCCATCTCATCTGCTGAGGG GATGGAACTGCAGGATCCAAAGATGAACGGAGCCCTCCCCGGGGGTGCTGTGGA CTACAGGCAGGAGCACGAGGGCTTCCTGCCCAGCCATAGTCCTTCTCCTGGGAGGAAGCCAGCCCAGTTCATGGAT TTCGAGGGGAAGACATCGTTTGGAATGTCAGTGTTCAACCTCAGCAACGCCATCATGGGCAGCGGCATCCTGGGGCTGGCCTATGCCATGGCCCACACAGGGGTCCTCTTCTTCCT GGCCCTGCTGCTCTGCATCGCTCTTCTGTCTTCGTACTCCATCCATCTCCTGCTGACCTGTGCTGGTGTTGTAG gcatCCGAGCCTACGAACAGCTGGGACAGAGGGCGCTGGGGCCTGCGGGGAAGGTAGTGGTGGCCGCGGTCATCTGTCTGCACAATGTTGGGG CCATGTCCAGTTACCTGTtcatcatcaaatccgaactcccCCTGGTTATCGGCACTTTCCTGGACATGGACCCTGAGGG GGACTGGTTCTTGAAGGGAAACCTCCTCATCATCATTGTCAGTGTGTTAATCATCCTGCCACTGGCCCTCATGAGACACTTGG GCTACCTGGGGTATACCAGTGGTCTCTCTCTGACCTGCATGCTATTTTTCCTCATTTCG gtcATCTATAAGAAGTTCCAGCTTGGCTGTGCTATAGGCCACAATGAGACAGCAGTGGAGAGGAAGAGCCCCCCAAGCCTCAACACAAGCTGTGAGGCCCAGATGTTCACAGCTGACTCACAG ATGTTCTACACAGTGCCCATTATGGCTTTTGCTTTTGTCTGCCACCCTGAGGTGCTGCCCATCTACACAGAACTCTGCCG GCCCTCCAAGCGCAGAATGCAGGCCGTGGCCAATGTGTCCATTGGGGCCATGTTCTGCATGTATGCACTCACAGCGACCTTTGGCTACCTGACCTTCTACA GCAGCGTGGAGGCGGAGATGCTGCACATGTACAGCCAGCAGGATCTGCTCATCCTCTGTGTGCGCCTAGCTGTGCTGCTTGCGGTGACTCTCACTGTGCCAGTCGTGTTGTTCCCT ATCCGCCGGGCTCTGCAGCAGCTGCTCTTCCCAAGCAAGGCCTTCAGCTGGCCACGCCATGTGGCCATAGCCCTGATCCTCCTTGTCTTGGTCAATGTCCTCGTCATCTGCGTGCCAACTATCCGAGATATCTTTGGGGTTATTG GGTCCACCTCAGCCCCCAGCCTCATTTTCATCCTTCCCAGTGTCTTCTACCTCCGCATTGTACCCTCTGAGGTGGAGCCCCTCTACTCCTGGCCCAAGATCCAG GCTCTGTGTTTTGGTATCCTGGGGGTCCTCTTCATGGCGATCAGTCTAGGTTTCATGTTTGCCAACTGGGCCACAGGCCAGAGCCATGTATCTGGACACTGA
- the FTSJ1 gene encoding tRNA (cytidine(32)/guanosine(34)-2'-O)-methyltransferase isoform X2 translates to MGRTSKDKRDVYYRLAKENGWRARSAFKLLQLDEEFQLFQGVTRAVDLCAAPGSWSQVLSQKIGGQGSGHVVAVDLQAMAPLPGVLQIQGDITQLSTAKEIIQHFEGCPADLVVCDGAPDVTGLHDVDEYMQAQLLLAALNIATHVLKPGGCFVAKIFRGRDVTLIYSQLRVFFSTVLCAKPKSSRNSSIEAFAVCKGYDPPEGFLPDLTKPLLDHSYDFNQLDGPTRIIVPFVTCGDLSAYDSDRSYPLDLEDGSEYKYTPPTQPPISPPYQEACTLKKKGRLAKEIRPQDCPISTVDTLPQSLATPQRHTLLASEVEDSEMNCSP, encoded by the exons ATGGGACGGACGTCAAAGGACAAGCGGGATGTCTACTACCGCCTAGCCAAGGAGAATGGCTGGCGTGCCCGCAGTGCCTTCAAGCTGCTACAACTTGACGAGGAATTCCAGCTCTTCCAAG GTGTGACACGGGCAGTTGACCTGTGTGCGGCCCCGGGCAGCTGGAGCCAGGTGCTGAGCCAGAAGATTGG GGGCCAGGGGTCCGGCCACGTGGTGGCCGTGGACCTTCAGGCTATGGCTCCACTACCAGGTGTGTTACAGATCCAGGGGGATATCACCCAG CTGTCCACTGCCAAGGAGATCATCCAGCACTTTGAGGGCTGCCCCGCGGACCTAGTGGTGTGCGACGGGGCTCCTGATG TAACCGGCCTCCATGATGTTGATGAGTATATGCAGGCCCAGCTCCTCCTAGCC GCTCTGAACATTGCTACACATGTCTTGAAGCCAGGGGGCTGCTTTGTGGCCAAG ATCTTCCGAGGCCGGGATGTGACACTGATCTACAGTCAGCTGCGTGTCTTCTTCTCCACTGTGCTCTGTGCCAAGCCCAAGAGCAGCCGGAACTCCAGCATTG AGGCCTTTGCTGTCTGTAAGGGTTATGACCCCCCTGAGGGCTTCCTGCCGGACCTGACCAAACCCCTGCTGGACCACTCTTACG ATTTCAACCAATTAGATGGTCCCACCCGCATCATTGTACCATTTGTGACCTGTGGGGACCTGAGCGCCTATGATTCGGACCGCAGTTACCCTCTGGAT CTAGAGGATGGCTCAGAATACAAGTATACTCCGCCCACGCAGCCCCCCATCTCACCACCATACCAGGAGGCCTGCACCTTGAAGAAGAAGGGGCGGCTGGCCAAGGAGATCCGCCCCCAGGACTGCCCCATCAGCACAGTGGACACGTTGCCCCAGTCCCTGGCCACCCCACAGCGCCACACCCTGCTGGCCTCTGAG GTGGAAGACAGTGAAATGAACTGTTCGCCTTAA
- the FTSJ1 gene encoding tRNA (cytidine(32)/guanosine(34)-2'-O)-methyltransferase isoform X1, translating into MGRTSKDKRDVYYRLAKENGWRARSAFKLLQLDEEFQLFQGVTRAVDLCAAPGSWSQVLSQKIGGQGSGHVVAVDLQAMAPLPGVLQIQGDITQLSTAKEIIQHFEGCPADLVVCDGAPDVTGLHDVDEYMQAQLLLAALNIATHVLKPGGCFVAKIFRGRDVTLIYSQLRVFFSTVLCAKPKSSRNSSIEAFAVCKGYDPPEGFLPDLTKPLLDHSYDPDFNQLDGPTRIIVPFVTCGDLSAYDSDRSYPLDLEDGSEYKYTPPTQPPISPPYQEACTLKKKGRLAKEIRPQDCPISTVDTLPQSLATPQRHTLLASEVEDSEMNCSP; encoded by the exons ATGGGACGGACGTCAAAGGACAAGCGGGATGTCTACTACCGCCTAGCCAAGGAGAATGGCTGGCGTGCCCGCAGTGCCTTCAAGCTGCTACAACTTGACGAGGAATTCCAGCTCTTCCAAG GTGTGACACGGGCAGTTGACCTGTGTGCGGCCCCGGGCAGCTGGAGCCAGGTGCTGAGCCAGAAGATTGG GGGCCAGGGGTCCGGCCACGTGGTGGCCGTGGACCTTCAGGCTATGGCTCCACTACCAGGTGTGTTACAGATCCAGGGGGATATCACCCAG CTGTCCACTGCCAAGGAGATCATCCAGCACTTTGAGGGCTGCCCCGCGGACCTAGTGGTGTGCGACGGGGCTCCTGATG TAACCGGCCTCCATGATGTTGATGAGTATATGCAGGCCCAGCTCCTCCTAGCC GCTCTGAACATTGCTACACATGTCTTGAAGCCAGGGGGCTGCTTTGTGGCCAAG ATCTTCCGAGGCCGGGATGTGACACTGATCTACAGTCAGCTGCGTGTCTTCTTCTCCACTGTGCTCTGTGCCAAGCCCAAGAGCAGCCGGAACTCCAGCATTG AGGCCTTTGCTGTCTGTAAGGGTTATGACCCCCCTGAGGGCTTCCTGCCGGACCTGACCAAACCCCTGCTGGACCACTCTTACG ATCCAGATTTCAACCAATTAGATGGTCCCACCCGCATCATTGTACCATTTGTGACCTGTGGGGACCTGAGCGCCTATGATTCGGACCGCAGTTACCCTCTGGAT CTAGAGGATGGCTCAGAATACAAGTATACTCCGCCCACGCAGCCCCCCATCTCACCACCATACCAGGAGGCCTGCACCTTGAAGAAGAAGGGGCGGCTGGCCAAGGAGATCCGCCCCCAGGACTGCCCCATCAGCACAGTGGACACGTTGCCCCAGTCCCTGGCCACCCCACAGCGCCACACCCTGCTGGCCTCTGAG GTGGAAGACAGTGAAATGAACTGTTCGCCTTAA
- the SLC38A5 gene encoding sodium-coupled neutral amino acid transporter 5 isoform X3: MALPGLLLCPSRFFPSLSQAPALVSFPGPPPHVCPGLAPYPQFEGKTSFGMSVFNLSNAIMGSGILGLAYAMAHTGVLFFLALLLCIALLSSYSIHLLLTCAGVVGIRAYEQLGQRALGPAGKVVVAAVICLHNVGAMSSYLFIIKSELPLVIGTFLDMDPEGDWFLKGNLLIIIVSVLIILPLALMRHLGYLGYTSGLSLTCMLFFLISVIYKKFQLGCAIGHNETAVERKSPPSLNTSCEAQMFTADSQMFYTVPIMAFAFVCHPEVLPIYTELCRPSKRRMQAVANVSIGAMFCMYALTATFGYLTFYSSVEAEMLHMYSQQDLLILCVRLAVLLAVTLTVPVVLFPIRRALQQLLFPSKAFSWPRHVAIALILLVLVNVLVICVPTIRDIFGVIGSTSAPSLIFILPSVFYLRIVPSEVEPLYSWPKIQALCFGILGVLFMAISLGFMFANWATGQSHVSGH; encoded by the exons ATGGCCCTTCCTGGGCTTCTCCTCTGCCCCAGTCGCTTCTTCCCTAGTCTTTCCCAGGCCCCAGCACTGGTCTCCTTCCCTGGTCCCCCTCCCCATGTGTGCCCGGGCCTTGCCCCTTACCCGCAGTTCGAGGGGAAGACATCGTTTGGAATGTCAGTGTTCAACCTCAGCAACGCCATCATGGGCAGCGGCATCCTGGGGCTGGCCTATGCCATGGCCCACACAGGGGTCCTCTTCTTCCT GGCCCTGCTGCTCTGCATCGCTCTTCTGTCTTCGTACTCCATCCATCTCCTGCTGACCTGTGCTGGTGTTGTAG gcatCCGAGCCTACGAACAGCTGGGACAGAGGGCGCTGGGGCCTGCGGGGAAGGTAGTGGTGGCCGCGGTCATCTGTCTGCACAATGTTGGGG CCATGTCCAGTTACCTGTtcatcatcaaatccgaactcccCCTGGTTATCGGCACTTTCCTGGACATGGACCCTGAGGG GGACTGGTTCTTGAAGGGAAACCTCCTCATCATCATTGTCAGTGTGTTAATCATCCTGCCACTGGCCCTCATGAGACACTTGG GCTACCTGGGGTATACCAGTGGTCTCTCTCTGACCTGCATGCTATTTTTCCTCATTTCG gtcATCTATAAGAAGTTCCAGCTTGGCTGTGCTATAGGCCACAATGAGACAGCAGTGGAGAGGAAGAGCCCCCCAAGCCTCAACACAAGCTGTGAGGCCCAGATGTTCACAGCTGACTCACAG ATGTTCTACACAGTGCCCATTATGGCTTTTGCTTTTGTCTGCCACCCTGAGGTGCTGCCCATCTACACAGAACTCTGCCG GCCCTCCAAGCGCAGAATGCAGGCCGTGGCCAATGTGTCCATTGGGGCCATGTTCTGCATGTATGCACTCACAGCGACCTTTGGCTACCTGACCTTCTACA GCAGCGTGGAGGCGGAGATGCTGCACATGTACAGCCAGCAGGATCTGCTCATCCTCTGTGTGCGCCTAGCTGTGCTGCTTGCGGTGACTCTCACTGTGCCAGTCGTGTTGTTCCCT ATCCGCCGGGCTCTGCAGCAGCTGCTCTTCCCAAGCAAGGCCTTCAGCTGGCCACGCCATGTGGCCATAGCCCTGATCCTCCTTGTCTTGGTCAATGTCCTCGTCATCTGCGTGCCAACTATCCGAGATATCTTTGGGGTTATTG GGTCCACCTCAGCCCCCAGCCTCATTTTCATCCTTCCCAGTGTCTTCTACCTCCGCATTGTACCCTCTGAGGTGGAGCCCCTCTACTCCTGGCCCAAGATCCAG GCTCTGTGTTTTGGTATCCTGGGGGTCCTCTTCATGGCGATCAGTCTAGGTTTCATGTTTGCCAACTGGGCCACAGGCCAGAGCCATGTATCTGGACACTGA
- the SLC38A5 gene encoding sodium-coupled neutral amino acid transporter 5 isoform X2, with translation MELQDPKMNGALPGGAVDYRQEHEGFLPSHSPSPGRKPAQFMDFEGKTSFGMSVFNLSNAIMGSGILGLAYAMAHTGVLFFLALLLCIALLSSYSIHLLLTCAGVVGIRAYEQLGQRALGPAGKVVVAAVICLHNVGAMSSYLFIIKSELPLVIGTFLDMDPEGDWFLKGNLLIIIVSVLIILPLALMRHLGYLGYTSGLSLTCMLFFLISVIYKKFQLGCAIGHNETAVERKSPPSLNTSCEAQMFTADSQMFYTVPIMAFAFVCHPEVLPIYTELCRPSKRRMQAVANVSIGAMFCMYALTATFGYLTFYSSVEAEMLHMYSQQDLLILCVRLAVLLAVTLTVPVVLFPIRRALQQLLFPSKAFSWPRHVAIALILLVLVNVLVICVPTIRDIFGVIGSTSAPSLIFILPSVFYLRIVPSEVEPLYSWPKIQALCFGILGVLFMAISLGFMFANWATGQSHVSGH, from the exons ATGGAACTGCAGGATCCAAAGATGAACGGAGCCCTCCCCGGGGGTGCTGTGGA CTACAGGCAGGAGCACGAGGGCTTCCTGCCCAGCCATAGTCCTTCTCCTGGGAGGAAGCCAGCCCAGTTCATGGAT TTCGAGGGGAAGACATCGTTTGGAATGTCAGTGTTCAACCTCAGCAACGCCATCATGGGCAGCGGCATCCTGGGGCTGGCCTATGCCATGGCCCACACAGGGGTCCTCTTCTTCCT GGCCCTGCTGCTCTGCATCGCTCTTCTGTCTTCGTACTCCATCCATCTCCTGCTGACCTGTGCTGGTGTTGTAG gcatCCGAGCCTACGAACAGCTGGGACAGAGGGCGCTGGGGCCTGCGGGGAAGGTAGTGGTGGCCGCGGTCATCTGTCTGCACAATGTTGGGG CCATGTCCAGTTACCTGTtcatcatcaaatccgaactcccCCTGGTTATCGGCACTTTCCTGGACATGGACCCTGAGGG GGACTGGTTCTTGAAGGGAAACCTCCTCATCATCATTGTCAGTGTGTTAATCATCCTGCCACTGGCCCTCATGAGACACTTGG GCTACCTGGGGTATACCAGTGGTCTCTCTCTGACCTGCATGCTATTTTTCCTCATTTCG gtcATCTATAAGAAGTTCCAGCTTGGCTGTGCTATAGGCCACAATGAGACAGCAGTGGAGAGGAAGAGCCCCCCAAGCCTCAACACAAGCTGTGAGGCCCAGATGTTCACAGCTGACTCACAG ATGTTCTACACAGTGCCCATTATGGCTTTTGCTTTTGTCTGCCACCCTGAGGTGCTGCCCATCTACACAGAACTCTGCCG GCCCTCCAAGCGCAGAATGCAGGCCGTGGCCAATGTGTCCATTGGGGCCATGTTCTGCATGTATGCACTCACAGCGACCTTTGGCTACCTGACCTTCTACA GCAGCGTGGAGGCGGAGATGCTGCACATGTACAGCCAGCAGGATCTGCTCATCCTCTGTGTGCGCCTAGCTGTGCTGCTTGCGGTGACTCTCACTGTGCCAGTCGTGTTGTTCCCT ATCCGCCGGGCTCTGCAGCAGCTGCTCTTCCCAAGCAAGGCCTTCAGCTGGCCACGCCATGTGGCCATAGCCCTGATCCTCCTTGTCTTGGTCAATGTCCTCGTCATCTGCGTGCCAACTATCCGAGATATCTTTGGGGTTATTG GGTCCACCTCAGCCCCCAGCCTCATTTTCATCCTTCCCAGTGTCTTCTACCTCCGCATTGTACCCTCTGAGGTGGAGCCCCTCTACTCCTGGCCCAAGATCCAG GCTCTGTGTTTTGGTATCCTGGGGGTCCTCTTCATGGCGATCAGTCTAGGTTTCATGTTTGCCAACTGGGCCACAGGCCAGAGCCATGTATCTGGACACTGA